The region aaaaaaaaccaacccattattaaaaatattagaaacatgGAGACAGTTTAGCACCACCATTGAGCCTGGAAATTTTTTAGCACTCGAACTGCACTGAATTCAATGTCCTTTTCTTCAGTTTCTCTGCTGAGGGGAGAAAGGGGAATGACCTCCGTCAGCCCCACAGGTCCCACTAGGAGCTGGGAGGGGTTGCGTGGACACTGTGAGGAGCGCCCCAAAGACATCCAGCTAGCTTACGTGCAAGCATGCAGTCCACAAACCCACGCTTCACAAACCTGCCACTCACACCTGCCTTCTTCAGAAGTCGCCTTCCTGCAGGTTTCCTGTAAACTGTCAGGGAAACCCTTTTCCTATCCTGGGTCCTGGATTTAAAGAAGACCTCTTACAGAGACCAAGTTGCAGATCCAAGAATGGAGGCTCTGTTGACCTTTCTTTGAAATGCTCAAGAGCAGTATGCCTTGCTCACAGGCCACTAACATGATGACTGCATTGCACCGTCTTCTGAGTCACACTAGTGAGGCAGGCTCAGCAAACTGAAACACCATAGACATCGTTAGAGATACTCAAGAATAACTGGTGTCAACAGAAGAGCAAATGAGGTTGCCTTCCCCCCAGATATGCTGGATGGTGTCTGGACCCCGAGGTTTCAGTCTGGGGATGGTGGGTCCCTACTGCATAAACCATTCTGGTTACTGGTCTCTGGTTCAAGTAATTTGAGAGGCCAGTTCTAGATTGGACAAAGAAAGGTGGGCAAAATCAGCCTGGAAGCTAAGAGATGGAGGAATGTTCTCCAAAGATTGGTTTGTTGCTGGCAACTTTGGCTTTCTACTAAGTAAATCAGTGACCGTTAAGAACATGCTGGCGACCCAGCTTGTGGTCCAGCAACTAGCAGTTTCCTCTGGTCAGCTTCTTCTACAGCCAAATCTTGAGACTTTCCCAGCCTATTCTGTCTGGGCCCTTGGGTGTTGAATCATTGTTTCCTCCCTACTGGCTCGCTTCCCTTTGAAACACTCAGAATtcactcctttcttctttctactaAAGACAAAACTCCAGACTCTAAATCCTGACTCAACCTCCTCACTCTTTTCCCTTTCTGCCTAGCAGACATCCTCTTCTGGGAGTCACCTTCCCGGGGAAGGGATGGAAAACCCAGCCACCCCAGTCTCTCACACATTCATCTCGCCGACATGCCTCTCACTTACTTTCAACGTGCTCGACCCATACTTTTGCTTTAAAACGataattctttcttcctctttcttgccTCCTGAGGTCCAGCCCATTAGCCAGGATGGAAATGGGAGCAAAGGAGGGACCTTCATCGCAGGGACCTATTCTCTAAGGCCACTAAGTTCTGGGATGGGAGAGGAAGCTGATTGTCAAGTGCAAACTCAAGATTAGAAAGATAGGATTGGGGAACGGGGGATAGCGTGGTAAAACCAACTTTACATGCAGGTTGGGATCAAGGCCCAGGAAGGCAGAGCCCTCCACCCAGTCTATAAGCACCAGTGTGCCCGACTTGCGGCCTGAGGACCCAGGTGTACAGGACAAAACGGGGAGGGACTCCACCATCAGAGGGGCTGTCCTCCTGAAATGAAGCCGTAGGTCATGGCCCTGTTCTGTCCCTGGCTGATCACAGAACTTGAGAACCGGAGGCCACCCCCAGCCAGAGATCATAATCGAGGCAAGAAGCTCAGTAATGTCAAGGGGGAGCCCTCCACATGACCCCGTGAAGTGTTCAGTTGGGGCCGGCGGTCTAGATCGGGGGTGATGTGCCTACACAGGCAGGTGAGAGAATTCTCACCCCGACCAGCCTGACCCACCCTCAGCCACACAAGAACCGAGGGCAAGCAGCTCTCAGGACACGGGGGTTCCCACAGTGGTGACATGCACGGCAGAGGCTGGGAGGCAGCCTGCTAGACACGCGTTTGCAGGTGGTGGCCCTGTCTGAACCCCTCAGCACTTCCACACCCAGCGGCGCCTCCTTTCCACATCTTCATTTTGGAGCCCGGGACAATGGCCTAGGCTGCTTCTGCTAGATCTGTTAATGCCAGTGTGAAGTTTCCAActaaatacttaataaaataattacaaaaaaaaaaaaaaaaaagacacattgcACTCTCCAGCCAGAATTATGTGTGTGAGTAACACATACACTTGCTGCCAGAAGCTGTGAGTCCCGTGGGGCCTGCCCAATGCCAAGGACTTGTTCAGTGGAGACAGCTTGCCCAGTATCTCTTTCCTCTAACCCCATGTTATTTAGTTCAAGTGGGAAATGAccaacactcacacacatgcactcacgcgcgcgcacacactcacaccacaTGCACAATGCACTTACTCAACAACACACAGCCCTCAAAAAAGTGAGGGAATCTTAATTCTTTAGCAATGTGGATGGTTCTCTTTCCAGAGAGCACTGCATCGTCTCGAAAATTGGACCTATAGACGTATCCACTCCAAGGAGACACACCCACCCACAGGGGCACAGTTCCACTCTGGGCACCAGATCCATATTTGTACAGAAATTCATCAAATGGGTTGGAGCAGCAAGTGTACAGTACTGGAGGGGGAAGGGATGAGCCAGCGAGGTTGCACCTGTCACCCTGAGGGGCAGAGCTCCCAGGGCTTGGACCCAGAGACTTCCCATCCTGCCCTCTCTACCCGCACCTGGGTAGGAGGTGGGAGCTTGGTACCTGCCGGGGGAAGTTATGTCCGCAGGGACCTCCGCAGGCTTCTCCAACACGTTTTTTCGAGATCTTCTGGGAACTGTTGGGGTGTTGAGCAGAGGCAGGATCACGCCTCACTCGGGCTGAAGTCATTGAGATGAATGGGTGGCCCCAGCTCAGCGCCAGGCCCAGCTGCAGGCTTGTGGGAACTGGTGTCACCGGAGGACGCTAGGCTCAAGGCACCCACATACCCCCCTGAAGGATTTGGTTACACTGAGGGTTCCTGCTCATAAAACTGAACTTGAGGTTACATAGTTTTAGAAAGACTCAAACATACATCAAAAGGATCATGGCCCAAACATCAAGAGATTGGGGTGAGAGAGGGCTGCTGAGGGTGATTTTTAGGACAGGTCTTTCTGAGCAGCTGGCTGAAAAAGAACGGAAATGAAAACAAGGAGAAGTTCCTGGAGGTCCTTGCTGTGCGCCGAGGGCTGGGGCCCTGGGAGGCCGAGCGCCCCATGCCACTTCCCTGAATCCCGTTCTTCTGGGTGGACAACACCCAGCAGAAGGGGCTGCCCTCTGGCAGAGACCCCTGCCATCTtgccagggaagggggaggagggataaaagGTCACCTGTTGGCTCCACCGCTGACTCCTTCCAAgagccccacctcccccagcagCACGTGGGGCTGCTGGCCCTCCCCGCCACTGTCCTACAAGCCCTGGCATCCCTCTTGATAATATTGCACTTTTCCTGTCTCtcagattgttttcattttcgATTGAGAATGCAAAGTatttggagggggaggggaagtgaGTAACCTTATAGAAATTATATATTAGTTAAATACAAAAAACAGGAAACGTAGgggttactttttctttttttccttaaaaacaaaacaaaaaactaccaaACCAAGGTTTAAACTTAAATAGTTCTACACCTATTCTGCAAATACTACTAATATGGAAATAATGCTTGACCGAAAttcccttgtcttttttttttttttcttagatgaTAAAAGTAGTAACATGCCTTGCTGAGGAAAGCAATGGATATAAATGCCTGTAAAATATGCTGCTCTAACATCTGAAAGTGATTAAAACGATTCTATATAATGCCTTCGTCAAGATGGAGAACAGTGGAGGAAGAAAGAGGGGCCCATGGGGCCAGgcttgggggtggagggggccaAGGGCTGGCGAGGGGGCCCGGTCACAGCTGGCACACCTGCAGTTCAGGTTGTCCCTTCCAACTCCCTCTTGCTGCCCTTGGGGTCCCTTGGCCTAGTGGGAATAGCATGATGGCTGCCAGAGACCCCAGCCAGGCCCCTGTTACAAAGTGGGAGAGAGATGAAGACATCTTTTTCCCTTGTAATAAAGTctttaaactgaaagaaaaaagcacCAAAGGATGCATCTTCAGGCATTATATAAACCTCAATAATGACCTCAGAAGGGCTCATTATGATTAAAGTTGCAGTATACAGCAATACAACGTTATTTCACATTTTCAATCGCAACTAATGGAAAACTAGGTTTGGACACtgctgagatttctttttttttccttttttagtccGATCTGGTTTTCCTCCAGATGGGTCAGAGCCCCAGGCCCCTTCCCTCCTCTACCTGCTGCCAGCAGTACCCTCCAACATCACAAAGCAGCTCAGTAGCTCTAGGGAAAAGCCCTCTTGCCCTGGGCAGGGCTAGGAGTCCAGGGGCGCAAGCCCTGGCATCCCCTGGCCATGACTGAGAGGGACTGGCATGCACCCTTCTTGCTTCAAGTATTAATATTCTCTTTGGGTTTGCAGGGTTTGTGCTGTGCTGAGAGTCGGGGTGATGGCGAGGGGCAAGGGGTGAAGATGGGGCATGGCAATCCCTGTTCACTGCCCAAATCTATATGCTGTCACTAGGTGGCAGCACTCTCCACTTTTCCTGGATGCCTGAGCAGCCCCAGCCATCCTTAGGGCTGGATGTCACAATGTAAACATGATGACCACACTATACACTCTAACGGGGGTGGGAAGGTCTGCTGTCAACTGTGTGATTTGGGAAAGCTAATTCCTGTCTTTGGGCTGCAGTTAACAGGAGGGTATGGCATGAAGTGATCCTGAAGGTCACTTATAATGACTCTATTACTTAAGAGCACTGGAGATTAAGGAGACGGGGTCCTTGGCAGGGCTAGGAGAGCCCCACAGGGCAGTACAGTGGAAGAGGAAGGGCAGGGAAAGGCAGGCTCTAGGGAGCACTGTGCTCCAGTCCAACTGAGATGCTCTGTGCTTGGCAGATGGGTCCTGCACTCCTTCCTGGCCTGGCTGGCATTGAACTGGCTCAGTGCAGACATTGAGGAGTGAAGCCGCTTGAGCCCTCCCCCTGGAAGATAGCTACGTGGAAGGTCCTTTAACCCGACAGTCActctacttttaaattttattttaaataatcataaattactttttttcttttaataaatatgtgctgtttaaaaatgagaaaagtataTACTGCATCTTTAAGTAATGCACTTTGCTCTCTGGGTTTCTTTCCATTCCACCTTATTAAAGtgcattaattaaaaaataatgaaccaCTTCTTTATCATTATTGTTCAAATAAGtccaaataatattaatataaagacACTACAACACTACCATTAGTACTGCAATCTAGCAGATAACTCAACATCCTGCTCTATTTAATACTGTCCAGCAGAAGAAAAtaactaattttaattttaaacaaaaggaAGCAAAATCTCACCACGGCCCTTTCAACAAAGAACGGGAGCAGTTTGCTAGAGCTGCCAGGCATCAGTGTACGgtgaggaagggggaggggggtggctgGGGGCTGAGGGCACGAGTCACGGGTCCCGTGCTGTTTTTTCCAGCAACATACACTGCCTGGGTGGGGAACAGGGGCGGAGGGAGGGCTTTTCCTCCTCAATCCAGGATCTGGCAGCTAAATCAGTGGCTGTGAGCCTGATTTGTCCACAATCAAAGGCACGTGTGGAAATCTACTCCCAGCAAAGAGTGAGTCCTCAGGGAAGCCAGTGTGGCCTCTGAAATGTCGACTGAAAGATACCACCCAGAGTTCAGAGGGACTTCACGTTCTCTCTTCTCGCTTCACAGGGGCGCTGCCCCTGGGGAAGCCCGGGCTGGCTCCGGGCCCAGGGATCTTCGTCTTCTCGGGCACTGCTCGCAGGCCACGGATGGCTGGTGGTGTCTGCCCAGTGGGGTCCCCTCAGCCCAGGGTGGGGTGAccgctgcttctccactgcctACACGTGAGGCTTTGGGCCCTGCCTGGGCCGGAGAATGTACGCTGTTCCTCTCCTGAACGCCACCCTCCTCCCTGGGGAGGGTCCTGCCTGCCGAGAGAGCAGCATCTTTGCTTCGCCACGTCCGGGGCTGAGGCTTCTCCCGCCTGAAATCCCTCTGGCCAGCGCTGGTGCCGTCCACACAGTGGAAACCAAATGAAGCGACTTCAGCTTGTGGAGAGGAAGAATGCAAAACACAAACCAACCAACCTCCCCACAAGAGTACGACAGAAATGCCACCTTCTCCCCATCCTGTCCCATGAGGCTAACTTCCCTTGGGCCCCCAAACAACCCCAAAATAAGGCCAAAAACCCAAGGCCTGACATAGAAGCCCCAAAGCAATACACCTCTCCCAAAACATGCAAAGGAATTGCCCACCCAGAAATACCCAAAAGAAAGTCTGTGCAGACTGATGAGACCGATGCCTCCACCCGCCCGCCCTCTCTGTGAGCTCTGGAGCTGGTGGTCCTCCACGGCATGCCCTGGGCAGGTGGGCACTCTTCCCAAGGCCAGCGGCAGTGACGGCTAAGAAAGGGGATCCTTGCTGGCACCTGGGCAACTGCCTTTTCTTCCGCAGACATGGATGGAGGCCCAGCCCAGGGACAGCCTGAGCTCACAAGAGATGTCTCCAAACCCCAGGGCCAGTGGTGTCTCCTACTACACCCACCCGTGGCAGGTGGTGGACCCTGGGAACCAGGATAATTCACAAATACAGGTTAGGACGATACAAGGGCCACTCTGGAGGCTAACAGCTACTGAAACCAGGCTAGGCAGGGGCAGGGCACGTGAGGCCCCTACAACCACATCTTTTCCAGATTGGCAGCCAAGGCACAAATTGGGTTTCCCACACGGCCTGTCCCAAATGGCGCCGAGTCCATCAGCAAAGTCCCCAAGGTACACACTTGAGGCTCAGCTTTCTCGCCCCTGATCCCAGGCCCAGGGCACCCCTGCCCATTCCCTTTCCCTGCTCAATGTGGGCCCCCGCCAGACCCCACCTTCTAGCTGGGGTCTTCGAGGTCACACATTCTGCAGGTTTCATGttgtcctccccaccccctcccatttcccctttcccttttgtCTTATTCCCGCTCACCCACACTAAGGCTGGAAGGACCCACTCCCCCCCTTAGTTCTTTTTCTCCAGGTAGTTGGAGGGTACCCAGCCTTTGAAGGGCTTCACCCCATCCAGGATCTGACAGTACCACCAGCCGTTGGGGTTCCTCTCCAGGACCTCCATGGACACGCCCTCCTGGAAGCCCGCCGTCTCGTCGTCCCCCTCATAGTCTGCGATCGAGACGTACACATCTTTGAGGTTGTTGTGGATGAACTGGGACTTCTCAATGGGCTTGGGGCGCACGGGGGACACGGGGATGCCATTGCGCTGAGTGGGCAGCAGGGGGGGCTCCGAGCCCTGGCTGGCAGCACGTTCAGCCAGGCGGCCCTTGGCCTCTGCGGCTGCCGAGCGGGCGGCGCTGAAAGAGGAGTTCCGGCGGACGCCTCGGAGGTTGTCGGTGGCCGTGAGCGACTCGTTCCTCCTCAGGGCGCAGGACAGGTTGCTGTCCTTGGGTGGCGGGGACACGAACACCGACTGGGGCCTGACGGCCACCTGCCGCACACCGTTCCTCATCTTCACCGCCCCGGCGCCTGAGGTCTTGACGAAGCCCCCGGGCGGCTTGGAGGGGATGGGCGGCGTGGCCCTCTTGCTCTGGTTGACGGTGTTGAGCGCTTGGACGCGCTTCTCGATCTTTTCCAGGCTGTCTGACTTGCCCTCGTTTTGCTTGCTCTTGGGGGCcactgtgtctgtctctttgccagGCGGGTCGGATGGCTCGTTCTCGCCGAGCACCAGATAGTGGGCGGGGGCCCAGCCCTCCAGCTCCCCAAACCTCACGTACCACCAGCCGCTCTCCAGCTTTTCAAGCACCTGTACCTCCACGCCCGCGGGGAAGCTGATCTCCGAGTCCTGGACCTTCTGGTAGGCACTGCATGTGGTGTAGGAGGTGGCCTGCCCTTCCCGACCCTTCTTGGTGGGACAGGGGGGCGAGGCAGCAGGGAGGGTGATGAGGTCGGCGGAGCCTCTCCTGGACCCCTCGCTGGGACCCTCGAAGGCCGTCTGGGGGGGTAGCTCAGAATCCTCGCTCTTGGAGCCCTTGAGGCCGCCCCGGAGCTGGCCAGTGGGCCTCAGCTGGCGCCGTAAAGTGCTGATGTCCATCTTCTCTTGACTCTGGGACTCTGCGCGGTTCAGGAACGGCTTGGGCCGAACCGATGGCTTGGCCCGGGCACAGGAGGTCAGCCCAACCTTCGGGTCGGCATCCTTCTTCGCCCCGACCTTGGGAGTGCCACGGATGCCCGCGTCCGAGGCGGAACGGGGCTTCAGGTCCCCGCTGTTCTTGGACAaggatgaggaggaagaggaggaggaggaggagcaggtggTGTTGATGGTGATGGACGAGGAAAAGGAGGCTGAGGAGTGGTTCTTCCCCAGTTCCGCCTGGGCGTTCTTCTCCGCCTTGAGCTTCAGAAGTGAGGATGATTTGGGGGAGTCCGATTTGGGGGAATTTTTCCTGGCAAGGGACAGCGGGGAGCCCCCTGGGGAGTCGCTGTCTCGGGAGGAGCGTCTGGCCGACAGGCCGTCCTCTACACACGGCCGGAAGCCCTCGTTCTCGTAGAtggtctcctcctccagggccacGTCCTCTGTGGATCCGCCCACCTTGAAGCGGGCGCGCTGCAGCGAGGAGGCCGGCGAGGGCCTGTGGGGCTGTGTGGGCCGCCTGTCCCCCGAGCCACCGTCCTCTGTGGGCTCTTCGGTCAGCTCCGGCTCTGAGTCGAAGCCAAAGGCAGGGATGTCGTACTCAGGCTCCTCGTACTTGAGCCTCAGAGGGGAGTCCTGGCTCTCGCCGGGGCCGGCTGGACCCTCGTCGGCCTCCTTGGGCTTGCTGGGTGGTGCCGGCGGGGGCACCTTGGGCCGTGTCAGAGTGCTCGTGCGGCGGCTCAGGTTGGGCTTCTTGCGCTTATCGATGTAGGATGCAGGGGCCCAGCCCTCCTTCTCACCAATCTGCACATACCACCAGCCACCTGAGTTCTTGTCGATGACCTGGGGGAAGGGGCAGATAGGCCGCTGAGCTGGGGGACTTGCCGGTACCCGACTGTGTGTGGGCTGGGCCCTGACACTAGGCTCTAGAAGACAGCAGCTCCACTTCCCGGACAAGCTAACACCACTGACTAAGTGGCGCAGGACCCAGCGCGGGAAGTGATGGGCTggcattcaaacccaggtctctgtcaTCTCCAGGGTGGGGGACTCCCTCTCTCCAAAGCCCCTGCCCCTGTTCTTCCAAGTCTCTGTCAACACCCTGGTGGAGCTGGCCTCCTGCACAGACCCTCACTTCCCTTCCTGCTGAGCCACTATGCTTAGAAAATGCCCTGTTCTCAGTCCCTACAAAACCCCACTCGCCAGGGACCCATCTGTACAGAAGATTGCCACTCCACCACTCCCATCCTCCAATCCCCCGTGCATTGCTGGCCCTCCCTTGGGGTCCCTGGAAAGGGTCTCTCAGGGCAGAAGAGAACAGGAGGGGGCAGGTGAACGGAACTCAGGTAAAGCCTGAGACCAGATCTCCCTGGCTTCCCCACTTCACGCCATTTCACGCCACTGAAATCCCACCACTGAGGAGCTCTTTGAGTTGGTTCCCCATGGGAAGGCTGGGGCTCTCAGTCATTCCCAAGAAGCTTCTTTCTAAACTGCTACTTGAGACTGGAGAAAGGCCAGGAGTGTGCTTGCCGGCTGTACCGAGGGCTTTCCACGTGTGCAAGCTCTGCATTCCAGGATACAGGGGCCAGCTGCATTCATTTTCCATGAGGGCATCGAGCATCCCAGGATCTGGGTCGTGGAACCAACCCCCCACGGATCCCGAGGGACAACTgtaattttgaactgtggaacACTCCTGGAAGAAGGGTcccagggagaaggagggagtctcgagagcactggctctaggggcagagggggaagggaggaaggaggagatggtCCTTCTGTGGCCAGCTCTCGGCAAACCCTGCCCTGCCTTGGGTCCTACATTTCATCCCTCGCTCTGCCCGCTCCACACTCAAGATGCCTGCCTGTGTAGATCCTAAGAATATCAGTTCTCTTACACTATGAACTTTGTAGGCTCTTCTGGAAGCACAGGCACCACTGAGAGGATGATTTCTCTTAGAAATTTAGTTCTAAGTTCTAGGCATGTGATTTAAAACATCCACGTTGGGGATATCACTTCCTCAATAGGTAGAGACTGCCCAATTACTCTTTTGATGGTTTTACAGGAAGTATTGGATTTAACTCCATTACTACACAGAGCCATCCAAGAGAAATGACTGAGTCAGGGATCTTCTCTGGCCCCTGGAATGCCACGTGTAGCGCCGGCCACAGAGCGGGGTCTCATAAATGCTAGGAGATGGGCTGGGAGGAAGCAGGAAAGGGCCTATGACCCATCTGCAGAGAGAGCTCATTAAAACCTGGGGGAATAAATGCTAGAGGATGGACTGGGAGGGAGTAGGACAGGGCCTATGACCCATCTGCAGAGAGAGCTCATTAAAGCCTGGGGGAGAAGTGCCTAAATCAAAGCTCAGAGGTGCCTGTGGTGTGGACAAGGTCAGAACTGGGGTCCTCAGTACCTTACTCTGGCTGCCTGCTCCACGCTCTCCCAGCAACAGCATTTCCTAATGTAGGTCTTGTGGAACCCTGGCCCCCAGGTGCTCCTGGGCGAGGAAGGTAGGTGATCTGGTCTATTCCAGTCCCCTCTtagagacacacacagtgacaccCCTATATCTAGGTTCTGAGAAGTTCTGCAATTAACGCAACAAAGCTGGCTGGGTTTTGTTTAAGACACTCTCCTCCAAAGTCATTCGACTCCAGAAGCCCTTTGTTTCAAGGCGTCTCCGTCACAGGCTCCTGTGATGAGCTTTGGGAAATGCTGGTGTGAGGGGAGCTGGGTGGAGACATGAGCTGTGGGTTCTAGTCCTGGCTGTGACACAGGCTTTAGGCGAATTCTCAGCCTTGTGGGTCCTGTTTCTGCACCTTTCCTGCCCACCCCTCAGGAATGTTTCCCCCCTGCCCCTACCCCCAGACATAAATGGGAAACACGGGAGGTCTCTGACCAGCATGAGTTATAACACTTAGCCTCATAGCCCAAGGCTCACCTCTGCCTTCTGTCCACCTCGAAAGCTGATCCCATCTGAAATGCACGACTGGAATTCAGCAATCGTGTAGTACTCCACCTCAACAGAAGGGGGCTCTGGCGGCTTCGGCAGCTGGAATCCCTGAGGCAGAGAAGGGCTCAGTGAGCAAGACCCACCTGATCAGAACGGTAACAGAGGTGAGTGTGGCACTTACAGCAGCTGGACAGCAGGTGACCTGAGGATTATCAATCACCTGAGTCTCAGGGTGTCTCCTTAAGAGACCATTCTCCTGCCCAGGCTCTCTAAGAATACCCAGGATTCAGTTGCAACTTGTTGGAGCTATGAAAATGACCCTCTAGTAAATCTCCACTCATATCTTCGGAATCCAGTTTTCAGGTCCCAAAGTGAacgttaaaaaacaaagaaaccgtTGTAACAAAGCCCTACACACTGCCCCCCGGGAGATGAAAGTCACATCCTTGAGTCTCAGGTGAAGGTCCACTGGGGTGACACCTCGCTACAGAGGTGTGGGGTGGGTGTCAGAGACTGTGGGGTTGGTGAGACAGCCCTTGGGTCGGTCATCATGAT is a window of Bos taurus isolate L1 Dominette 01449 registration number 42190680 breed Hereford chromosome 26, ARS-UCD2.0, whole genome shotgun sequence DNA encoding:
- the SH3PXD2A gene encoding SH3 and PX domain-containing protein 2A isoform X6 codes for the protein MGLSLEKQQRPQGGKMQLLDKFPIEGGQKDPKQRIIPFLPGKILFRRSHIRDVAVKRLKPIDEYCRALVRLPPHISQCDEVFRFFEARPEDVNPPKEDYGSSKRKSGADSNAEPMILEQYVVVSNYKKQENSELSLQAGEVVDVIEKNESGWWFVSTSEEQGWVPATYLEAQNGTRDDSDINTSKTGEVSKRRKAHLRRLDRRWTLGGMVNRQHSREEKYVTVQPYASQSKDEIGFEKGVTVEVIRKNLEGWWYIRYLGKEGWAPASYLKKAKDELPARKKNLAGPVEIIGNIMEISNLLNKKASGDKETPPAEGEGLEPPITKKEISLPILCNASNGSALGIPERTVSKLAQGSPAVARIAPQRAQISSPNLRTRPPPRRESSLGFQLPKPPEPPSVEVEYYTIAEFQSCISDGISFRGGQKAEVIDKNSGGWWYVQIGEKEGWAPASYIDKRKKPNLSRRTSTLTRPKVPPPAPPSKPKEADEGPAGPGESQDSPLRLKYEEPEYDIPAFGFDSEPELTEEPTEDGGSGDRRPTQPHRPSPASSLQRARFKVGGSTEDVALEEETIYENEGFRPCVEDGLSARRSSRDSDSPGGSPLSLARKNSPKSDSPKSSSLLKLKAEKNAQAELGKNHSSASFSSSITINTTCSSSSSSSSSSLSKNSGDLKPRSASDAGIRGTPKVGAKKDADPKVGLTSCARAKPSVRPKPFLNRAESQSQEKMDISTLRRQLRPTGQLRGGLKGSKSEDSELPPQTAFEGPSEGSRRGSADLITLPAASPPCPTKKGREGQATSYTTCSAYQKVQDSEISFPAGVEVQVLEKLESGWWYVRFGELEGWAPAHYLVLGENEPSDPPGKETDTVAPKSKQNEGKSDSLEKIEKRVQALNTVNQSKRATPPIPSKPPGGFVKTSGAGAVKMRNGVRQVAVRPQSVFVSPPPKDSNLSCALRRNESLTATDNLRGVRRNSSFSAARSAAAEAKGRLAERAASQGSEPPLLPTQRNGIPVSPVRPKPIEKSQFIHNNLKDVYVSIADYEGDDETAGFQEGVSMEVLERNPNGWWYCQILDGVKPFKGWVPSNYLEKKN
- the SH3PXD2A gene encoding SH3 and PX domain-containing protein 2A isoform X3, translating into MLAYCVQDATVVDVEKRRNPSKHYVYIINVTWSDSTSQTIYRRYSKFFDLQMQLLDKFPIEGGQKDPKQRIIPFLPGKILFRRSHIRDVAVKRLKPIDEYCRALVRLPPHISQCDEVFRFFEARPEDVNPPKEDYGSSKRKSVWLSSWAESPKKDVTGADSNAEPMILEQYVVVSNYKKQENSELSLQAGEVVDVIEKNESGWWFVSTSEEQGWVPATYLEAQNGTRDDSDINTSKTGEEEKYVTVQPYASQSKDEIGFEKGVTVEVIRKNLEGWWYIRYLGKEGWAPASYLKKAKDELPARKKNLAGPVEIIGNIMEISNLLNKKASGDKETPPAEGEGLEPPITKKEISLPILCNASNGSALGIPERTVSKLAQGSPAVARIAPQRAQISSPNLRTRPPPRRESSLGFQLPKPPEPPSVEVEYYTIAEFQSCISDGISFRGGQKAEVIDKNSGGWWYVQIGEKEGWAPASYIDKRKKPNLSRRTSTLTRPKVPPPAPPSKPKEADEGPAGPGESQDSPLRLKYEEPEYDIPAFGFDSEPELTEEPTEDGGSGDRRPTQPHRPSPASSLQRARFKVGGSTEDVALEEETIYENEGFRPCVEDGLSARRSSRDSDSPGGSPLSLARKNSPKSDSPKSSSLLKLKAEKNAQAELGKNHSSASFSSSITINTTCSSSSSSSSSSLSKNSGDLKPRSASDAGIRGTPKVGAKKDADPKVGLTSCARAKPSVRPKPFLNRAESQSQEKMDISTLRRQLRPTGQLRGGLKGSKSEDSELPPQTAFEGPSEGSRRGSADLITLPAASPPCPTKKGREGQATSYTTCSAYQKVQDSEISFPAGVEVQVLEKLESGWWYVRFGELEGWAPAHYLVLGENEPSDPPGKETDTVAPKSKQNEGKSDSLEKIEKRVQALNTVNQSKRATPPIPSKPPGGFVKTSGAGAVKMRNGVRQVAVRPQSVFVSPPPKDSNLSCALRRNESLTATDNLRGVRRNSSFSAARSAAAEAKGRLAERAASQGSEPPLLPTQRNGIPVSPVRPKPIEKSQFIHNNLKDVYVSIADYEGDDETAGFQEGVSMEVLERNPNGWWYCQILDGVKPFKGWVPSNYLEKKN
- the SH3PXD2A gene encoding SH3 and PX domain-containing protein 2A isoform X2; this encodes MLAYCVQDATVVDVEKRRNPSKHYVYIINVTWSDSTSQTIYRRYSKFFDLQMQLLDKFPIEGGQKDPKQRIIPFLPGKILFRRSHIRDVAVKRLKPIDEYCRALVRLPPHISQCDEVFRFFEARPEDVNPPKEDYGSSKRKSGADSNAEPMILEQYVVVSNYKKQENSELSLQAGEVVDVIEKNESGWWFVSTSEEQGWVPATYLEAQNGTRDDSDINTSKTGEVSKRRKAHLRRLDRRWTLGGMVNRQHSREEKYVTVQPYASQSKDEIGFEKGVTVEVIRKNLEGWWYIRYLGKEGWAPASYLKKAKDELPARKKNLAGPVEIIGNIMEISNLLNKKASGDKETPPAEGEGLEPPITKKEISLPILCNASNGSALGIPERTVSKLAQGSPAVARIAPQRAQISSPNLRTRPPPRRESSLGFQLPKPPEPPSVEVEYYTIAEFQSCISDGISFRGGQKAEVIDKNSGGWWYVQIGEKEGWAPASYIDKRKKPNLSRRTSTLTRPKVPPPAPPSKPKEADEGPAGPGESQDSPLRLKYEEPEYDIPAFGFDSEPELTEEPTEDGGSGDRRPTQPHRPSPASSLQRARFKVGGSTEDVALEEETIYENEGFRPCVEDGLSARRSSRDSDSPGGSPLSLARKNSPKSDSPKSSSLLKLKAEKNAQAELGKNHSSASFSSSITINTTCSSSSSSSSSSLSKNSGDLKPRSASDAGIRGTPKVGAKKDADPKVGLTSCARAKPSVRPKPFLNRAESQSQEKMDISTLRRQLRPTGQLRGGLKGSKSEDSELPPQTAFEGPSEGSRRGSADLITLPAASPPCPTKKGREGQATSYTTCSAYQKVQDSEISFPAGVEVQVLEKLESGWWYVRFGELEGWAPAHYLVLGENEPSDPPGKETDTVAPKSKQNEGKSDSLEKIEKRVQALNTVNQSKRATPPIPSKPPGGFVKTSGAGAVKMRNGVRQVAVRPQSVFVSPPPKDSNLSCALRRNESLTATDNLRGVRRNSSFSAARSAAAEAKGRLAERAASQGSEPPLLPTQRNGIPVSPVRPKPIEKSQFIHNNLKDVYVSIADYEGDDETAGFQEGVSMEVLERNPNGWWYCQILDGVKPFKGWVPSNYLEKKN